Proteins encoded in a region of the Methanofollis tationis genome:
- a CDS encoding amino acid ABC transporter permease, with protein MEITSILVEWFPYLFSGIVATLGLVAASLGLGLLFGLPMALGQIYGSKPVRSLIGVYVWFFRGLPVLVLLFLFFFGIFPQLGMGDLPPFFVAVVVLGLRGAAYQSQIFRGAIQSISEGQMTAARSLGMTRFQAIRYIILPQAVRIALPGWSNEYPTVLTDTAICYAIGVAEILTRTTQIVAQTYVTMPLYLAAACLYIVLNYAGMRALHYIEQRISIPGFGQGGL; from the coding sequence ATGGAGATCACATCAATCCTGGTGGAATGGTTCCCTTACCTCTTCTCAGGTATCGTCGCCACCCTCGGTCTTGTCGCCGCCTCCCTCGGCCTCGGGCTTCTCTTCGGCCTTCCGATGGCCCTGGGCCAGATATACGGTTCAAAACCGGTCAGAAGTCTGATCGGGGTGTATGTCTGGTTTTTCCGCGGCCTTCCCGTGCTCGTCCTCCTGTTTCTCTTCTTCTTCGGCATCTTCCCCCAGCTCGGCATGGGCGACCTTCCCCCCTTTTTCGTCGCCGTCGTCGTGCTCGGCCTGAGAGGCGCCGCCTACCAGTCGCAGATCTTCAGGGGGGCGATCCAGTCGATCAGCGAGGGGCAGATGACCGCGGCGCGGTCCCTGGGCATGACCCGGTTTCAGGCGATCAGATATATCATCCTGCCCCAGGCGGTCAGGATCGCCCTGCCTGGCTGGTCGAACGAGTACCCCACGGTGCTGACCGACACGGCGATCTGCTATGCGATCGGGGTGGCCGAGATCCTGACCAGGACGACCCAGATCGTGGCGCAGACCTATGTGACCATGCCGCTCTATCTGGCTGCAGCCTGTCTCTATATCGTCCTCAATTACGCAGGGATGAGGGCCCTGCACTATATCGAGCAGCGGATCAGCATCCCGGGGTTCGGGCAGGGGGGTCTGTAG
- a CDS encoding amino acid ABC transporter ATP-binding protein yields MEILRVEDIHKAYGDREVLRGVSFSVRKGETKVFIGPSGTGKSTLLRCINQLTVPDQGRVFLHGEEVTNSGSRINYFRQRMGMVFQNFYLFDHLTAVRNVEVALLKVKRMDPKAAREKALYELRQVGMEDWADHYPAELSGGQAQRVSIARALAMDPDVILFDEPTSALDPELTREVLEVMKKLSNEGMTMLVVTHEMGFALSAASEVLFMEHGLIVERGPPSEIPASPAFERTRKFVGKFRDI; encoded by the coding sequence ATGGAAATCCTGCGGGTCGAAGATATCCACAAGGCGTATGGCGACCGTGAGGTGCTCCGCGGTGTCTCTTTTTCTGTGCGCAAAGGTGAGACAAAGGTGTTCATCGGCCCCTCGGGCACCGGGAAGAGCACCCTCCTGCGGTGCATCAACCAGCTGACGGTCCCAGACCAGGGCCGCGTCTTCCTGCACGGTGAGGAGGTGACGAACTCGGGTTCCCGTATCAATTATTTCCGGCAGCGCATGGGTATGGTCTTCCAGAACTTCTATCTCTTCGATCACCTGACGGCGGTGCGGAACGTCGAGGTCGCCCTGCTGAAGGTGAAGCGGATGGATCCGAAGGCCGCCCGTGAAAAGGCGCTGTATGAGTTGCGGCAGGTCGGGATGGAGGACTGGGCCGACCATTACCCTGCCGAACTCTCCGGCGGTCAGGCGCAGCGGGTCTCGATCGCCCGTGCGCTTGCGATGGACCCTGACGTGATCCTCTTCGACGAACCGACCTCTGCGCTCGACCCCGAGCTGACGCGCGAGGTGCTCGAGGTGATGAAGAAACTCTCGAACGAGGGGATGACGATGCTGGTGGTGACGCACGAGATGGGGTTTGCCCTTTCGGCGGCGAGCGAGGTGCTGTTCATGGAGCACGGGCTGATCGTGGAGAGAGGACCCCCCTCGGAGATCCCGGCGAGCCCGGCCTTCGAGCGGACGAGGAAATTCGTGGGGAAATTCAGGGATATATAA
- a CDS encoding amino acid ABC transporter permease, giving the protein MDQVAFIIQVLVPALADGLVLTLALIAVSAPFGFLLGAGLAVGRTYGSRPLSFTARAFVTFVKGCPLLLLLFILYFGLPAVGVRFSPFEAAAIGFIFCNGAYNSEYIRGALLSIKEGQMTAAFALGMTRNQGIRYILLPQALRRAIPGMTNEFIYLIKYSSLAYMITVVELTGAGKLVATKYFTFTETFMVVGAVYLVLVTFTTIAANYLEKRYAVPV; this is encoded by the coding sequence ATGGATCAGGTCGCATTTATCATACAGGTTCTTGTTCCGGCCCTTGCCGACGGACTCGTGCTGACGCTGGCCCTGATCGCGGTCTCGGCCCCGTTCGGCTTTCTTCTCGGGGCCGGACTGGCGGTGGGGCGCACCTACGGCAGCCGTCCGCTCTCCTTTACGGCCCGGGCATTTGTCACCTTTGTCAAGGGTTGCCCCCTGCTTCTCCTGCTTTTCATCCTCTACTTCGGTCTTCCGGCCGTCGGGGTCAGGTTCTCACCCTTTGAGGCGGCGGCGATCGGTTTTATCTTCTGCAACGGGGCGTATAACTCCGAATATATCAGGGGCGCCCTCCTCTCGATCAAGGAGGGGCAGATGACCGCCGCCTTTGCCCTCGGCATGACCCGCAACCAGGGTATCAGGTACATCCTCCTGCCGCAGGCCCTCCGCCGTGCGATCCCCGGGATGACAAACGAGTTCATCTACCTGATCAAGTACTCTTCCCTTGCCTACATGATCACGGTCGTGGAGCTCACCGGGGCCGGAAAACTCGTCGCCACCAAATATTTCACCTTCACCGAGACCTTCATGGTGGTCGGCGCGGTCTATCTGGTGCTCGTCACCTTCACCACCATCGCCGCAAACTACCTGGAGAAGCGGTACGCCGTGCCGGTCTGA
- a CDS encoding RNA repair domain-containing protein, protein MRTSQALLLRYRHDPAFEFSRVLVTYVDRGAPGDLSSVGGGEIVRLGPGFFDVLREERAVTVPYHRIRRIAYDGVVVWEKE, encoded by the coding sequence GTGAGGACGAGCCAGGCACTCCTTCTGCGCTACCGGCACGACCCGGCCTTCGAGTTCTCCCGGGTGCTGGTCACCTACGTGGACCGCGGCGCGCCGGGCGATCTCTCTTCGGTCGGCGGCGGGGAGATTGTGCGGCTCGGACCCGGCTTTTTTGACGTCCTCAGGGAGGAGCGGGCGGTGACGGTGCCGTACCACCGGATAAGAAGGATCGCCTACGACGGTGTGGTGGTCTGGGAGAAGGAGTGA
- a CDS encoding cache domain-containing protein: protein MKWMPLLALAACCAVFAGCVHSPAADSEMTVILDSMQGEINGALTAIDRSAEMTAANLSQTGLAGPDVDALLSEALETDPSVITATVIARNGTVAAVQPYIDELAGADLSDQAVVQEVFTREAPVMSDLFALREGGYAATIEHPVFSSDGEVIGAVSLAFQPEVLVRRYAEPAVAGTPYTVMALQPGGLVLYDADPGEIGKETLNDTLYADFPEVLDAARKYAENRSGHTTYSFYAAGYGTVVRKEAYWTTVGLHRTEWRLSIIREIGA from the coding sequence ATGAAATGGATGCCGCTTCTCGCGCTTGCCGCATGCTGCGCTGTCTTTGCCGGGTGCGTGCACTCGCCCGCTGCCGATTCCGAAATGACCGTGATCCTTGACTCGATGCAGGGGGAGATCAACGGCGCCCTGACGGCGATCGATCGGTCTGCTGAAATGACCGCCGCAAACCTGAGCCAGACCGGTCTTGCCGGCCCTGATGTCGATGCCCTCCTCTCAGAGGCCCTCGAAACCGACCCTTCGGTGATCACCGCCACGGTGATCGCCAGGAACGGGACGGTCGCCGCGGTGCAGCCTTATATCGATGAACTCGCCGGCGCAGACCTCAGCGACCAGGCGGTGGTGCAGGAGGTCTTCACCCGGGAGGCCCCGGTGATGTCAGACCTCTTCGCCCTCAGGGAGGGCGGGTATGCGGCGACGATCGAGCACCCGGTCTTCTCCTCAGACGGCGAGGTCATAGGGGCGGTGAGCCTTGCCTTCCAGCCGGAGGTGCTCGTCAGGAGATATGCGGAGCCCGCGGTTGCCGGCACCCCGTATACGGTGATGGCCCTTCAGCCCGGCGGTCTGGTGCTGTATGACGCAGACCCCGGAGAGATCGGGAAAGAGACGCTCAACGATACCCTGTATGCCGACTTCCCTGAGGTGCTCGATGCCGCCCGCAAGTATGCAGAGAACCGTTCTGGCCATACGACGTACTCGTTCTATGCCGCAGGTTACGGGACGGTCGTGCGAAAAGAGGCGTACTGGACGACTGTCGGATTGCACCGCACAGAATGGCGTTTGTCCATCATCAGGGAGATCGGCGCCTGA